TCTTCCACTCTTTGTTGCTTTCTCATATCTTTCTGACACTGCCTGCTGTTCCCCAAAGTTACATTTATGGGAGCGACGGATGCTTTGCCGACAGAGAGATGTAGTATCATTATTACTGTGACCTGGAAACAAGGGATTAAATTTTCCAGTGGAGATCTGGTTTAAGTTTCTTCCATGACTACCTTACGAGATTGTTTACAAATTCTTTAAGGTCTGCATTTTTTTTTGGTATATTAGCTTttgtacaatttcagaaactcacTAAAATGTGAGGCAAACAACTTATCAATTGTTATAGTTGGAAAAGCGGATAGTTTGTGAATATTTAGCTGATTAGAAGCAACATTAGCTGCAGAAGAAACGGATCTTTTGCCGGTAGGATTATTGTTATATAACTGAATGTATTGCATTAACTTTCTGGAATGCTTTAGCCAAATTCATGTCTAAATTGCTGCATTTTATTCTTCTTTACCAGGCATTTCATGAGGTGATATGCGACAAGCACAGTCCAACATCTAATTGAAGTTGAACTAGTACTACTGTGACTCATTTTGACATGTATGTTTTAGCATTTGCCACCAGATTggtgatctttttctttttcattatcaGGTCCTACAGTGTTAGTTGGCTTAATCCGAAGCTTAGTTTCAGGTGCAAAATATATCCCAATTATGTCCACATTATACACTTCAGaacatgatgatgaaactagGGCTTTGAACGCCTTGCTTGATGCCTTTGGGACATTTTGTACTCTTGAAGATATAGCCTCTGCTTATTGCAAGGCAGGACGTGATGTATGTAAAGCAGGAGATATGTTGTACCAACTCCAAGAAAGTAGTAGTTCTGGTTTTCGTCATGCACAGATTGGGAAGAATGTTCCTCAACCAGAGGAATCATCAGACAAGGATAATCTTAAGTGTTCTATTCTTCTGGGCAAAAATTCCAAAGGAACAAAGCCAAAGAAATTAAGTGTTTCAGTTGGCACTATCTCAAGTGTTCTGGGTAAGAAGTATGTGGGGGTTCCATCATCACGAAATGAATCATGTGAAACAACTAAACCACCCAAGCTTGAAATTAAGGAACAAATGTTAGATGTACTTGAATCAGAGTCGTTTATGCAAAACTCTGTTCAAAGTAGTTCTTTGAATGACAAGGATGTCGAAGAGTTCCTATTTTCAATGCTTGGAGATGGATTCAAACTAAGCATGGATGTCATCCGTGATGTGCTTGGTAATTATCTTTTCATTATCTTAATGATGAATTTTTTAACATGCAAATGAGTGGTGATAAACAATAGTTTATAATTTAAATGCTTTATTATTTGGTCCATCTGTTATTGTTATTTGATTAACACTGAGCCACGCATTTCATATCAAGTATTACTCTGCCAATAGGCATGTGAGTTCCTGCCACAAGATAGCAACCTTCATTTCAAATGGCTTTTGCAATTGAGAGCTTTCAGGTTGTTGAATTTCTACAATGATGTTCAGTGGAAAAATGAAGCATTTCATATAGTCGAATCAAAATGTTCAGGATATGAAACTTTAACTACAATGTTCAATGTATAATTGAAGTCTCATGTCAAGGTTACCACTGATTTCTGCCTTTAACACTAAGAAAATTCTGAGCAGAGATATGCAAAAAATTAACACACCGCAGACAGGGTAATAATCAATGAACGAACAAAGTTCTACTCAAAATATTTGTAGACTCAATCTCGATGTATCATCTTAGTTGATCAATTTTCAAGttaaaaagaaatcatgtttAAGATAAATGATTAACCTATATTCTGTAGCTGTAACCTATATATCTATGTCTTATTAGTGTCAGTAAAAATAACTTTAGGGATTACTACTAATTTAGGTCTTagtaatttgactttattagctaTTCAAATGACTTATTTGATATCTTGGTCACACCTTCATGAACTTTCATACATGAATACATTCAAGTTCACTGCATTTTTGACTTTAATTTTTGTGATTCCTTCACAATTAAGATTGCATAAAAGGCACAATGTGTTATTGAATAATTAAGATGCTGCTATATTTGCATAactatattttgattttttatgtcattttatgAGTCCCCTTTCTTTTTCTGACATGATTTGCTTTATGAATATTTAACAAAATTGTGAATTAATAATTAGGTATTTATGTGCATTTTATTGCATTTGACTCCATGCCATGAACCAAAATCAATACTGTTGTAGTCTGTAAAATTTGTGAAAGCTAAGATACAAGTTGCTCATCTATTTACGTCTGGATTCACAATAACTCCTATAAAATGGGATAGTCTAGACGTTATCTTTTTTACTACCATATTAGTTTCTTGTGTCAATTGTTATTTTAATTTGAATcagtagcacttgtttacaatatcAAATTTCCTACCTGTTTAAGTGTGCTGTTGTATGTCTTGTTTTAGTGTCAGTTCAAGAAGCATGTTGATTACTAAAATAAGTTCTTTTAAATACTGAATAATCATTACAATATTTCATGTTTTAGTGTCTGCCCTTGAAACTTCTCCTGCAATATGAGAATTTTTGACAACTGAAAATTAATCTGTTATTCATATATTTAATTGCTGTTCTTGAATGTTGGAATGAGTATTTTGAACAAAAGCTTGGCCTTATGTGTTTTGAATTTCTTTTTGCCTCTGGAAAAGCCTATATAATTAGATTTACATGTTCCTGCAGGATGTTGTGGATACAACATGAAGAAGGTGCATCTACTTCCCCTTTGTGAATATGATCTTTGGTTTATTGATAAATGATTCATCTTATGTATGCATTTCTTCTATATATGCTCTAATATATTTGTGTATATCTTTTATCGAGTTTATGCATTTAAAAGATGGGTGTAAATCTATCAAACTGTCAGGTAAATTTTCTTGAAGGCTAAATTTTTGGAGATTAGTTTGGAGGTAAGATTTTTGAGTTCTTTTGATGGACTTTGATGCTACTTGTAGTTCACACAAGATAATTTTTTGCTATAAATTCTTTGGTTTTTAGTATTTTAGAagatattaaagaaataaatgaGCTAGTCAGTTTTGGGGTGCTTACCGAATTAATTAATGAGACAGGAGTCTAAACACGGTCTTTTGTAGTGGTTATGGCCCAAGATTATATACTTCATGGTGGCCAAAAGTTAATCAGATCGGTGCAGAGACCAAATGTGGATAGAATATGAAGTAAAGTTGTCAAGGAATATCTTGTGCTTGAGTTTGTACAACATGGATATGACAATAATAGTGATTTTTCATTCATATGGTAGTTCAAATATGATCAAGCATTAACAGGATAATATACTGGGATCACTGATATTTTTAAATAAGCTATCTTCAGAACAAAATTGTTCACATGCAGAGATAAAGGAATTAGGATCTTATGGAAAGATGTAGGATAAGACATACTTCAAAGCAATGATCCACATAGTAAACAAATCTATTTCATCCATCATTAAGTGAAAAGATCTATCTTGTCCGTCATTAAGAGATTAAAAGTTTTCTCACAGAAAGCAAGAGGGATGTGTCCTGTTATTATTCCCAAAGCATTCAAATTTGTCCCTTGTTGCCTAGGAACTATCTGACAAGCATGTTTATCTGGTGGAGATGTCCGACACTAATTGGCCATAGCCCTAATcatattttgtttaatttttgtaatttagatTTTATCAAATAACCCTAGTGGAGATGTCCAGCttttgcataaattttttgagtgTTAACCTAGACCAATGTCATCTGCAAAGTCAAAGATAGCTGAGTATCATGCAAATGAAGCATTTGATTATATAAGTGCTGGTGTAAATTACATTATGCCAATTTCTTTGTTTTCTCAAGTTGTTCATTTGAAACCTTCAATAAAATAATAAGGAATGTTGATTTCATTTTGTAGAGCATGGAGGAATTATTGATAATTTCTTCTAACACCTTGGAGAAAGGCAAGGCAGTTGACTATGATGATTTGAGAAAAGTAAGTACAATTGTAATATGTCATGCTTGTTTTCAGTAGTTTCTCATGTAACCAACAATTGCCTTGCTGTGGCCTGGGTCATGGGTGCATGCTGGTACTTGTTTGGCACGTGGTTTATACCGTTCTATCATGTGTCCTTTTGCCTGGCCACTAGTTGTAAGTGGCTGTAGTACTGACAAGCACTCATGCCTTCTGTTGGTACCCAACTAGCAGTGTATATGGTAGCCAGCAATGGTAATCCTTGCTTGTAATTATGTTCCTTTCATACAATTTTCAATTTTTTACAGCATTAACACCTTTATAACTGGTGATTTCTATCATTGGATCACTGAAGAACCAATATTTGCCTAATTGTGAACCTTTATAACACCCTTTCTATGGCATTAGGAGCTTCTTGAATCTTGAAAATTGTGAACTTTTATCTGCCTAATTCCATGCTTTAACCCTTTTTATCAGTTACTTGCATTGTGTCAAATTTTCTACGATAGTCTGCAGGTAAAGGCTCACAGACGGAGAAATTTCCGTATGAAGATTGTTGTCCGAACTCTCCGTCTAGTGTAAGGTATGCTTGTGAAGTAAACTTTTCAACTGTtaccatttcttttctttctaggaTAACTTGCCGCTTTCAAGATGTTAACTTTCATAGTGGGGAATTTTTTTGAAGAAATCaaaatatggaatatattttctaATTGGTGAAACAATTTTCTATGAAGAAATATTCCAAGACACTCTAGCATGGaacaaaagaattcaaatttaccGATGGAGGTGATACAATCCTTGTTTAATGCCCCTGAGAGATCAGAAGAGGAACAAAAGATAAAACGTCGAGAGATGGGATTGAATAGAATGAGAGTTGTTGGGCAAAAGGCAGTTACAAAA
The DNA window shown above is from Musa acuminata AAA Group cultivar baxijiao chromosome BXJ2-4, Cavendish_Baxijiao_AAA, whole genome shotgun sequence and carries:
- the LOC135611054 gene encoding putative nuclear RNA export factor SDE5 — its product is MSTLYTSEHDDETRALNALLDAFGTFCTLEDIASAYCKAGRDVCKAGDMLYQLQESSSSGFRHAQIGKNVPQPEESSDKDNLKCSILLGKNSKGTKPKKLSVSVGTISSVLGKKYVGVPSSRNESCETTKPPKLEIKEQMLDVLESESFMQNSVQSSSLNDKDVEEFLFSMLGDGFKLSMDVIRDVLGCCGYNMKKSMEELLIISSNTLEKGKAVDYDDLRKSAGKGSQTEKFPYEDCCPNSPSSVRNIPRHSSMEQKNSNLPMEVIQSLFNAPERSEEEQKIKRREMGLNRMRVVGQKAVTKPLEDLVLSSTTDIPNIRQVVNDGPVAEEDDDYQVLRRAAKLHWDSMKQYYEAAVDAFTRGDNEAASYHIEQGKYYNQKAREADEKSAAMLVEPRKTSNKDEITLDLQPHCAKEALKLSKLLLCSLADIPTLRYLKLVIGADGEDRKQGKKRRLVLKLLENESIKWTESDDNSGTIYIQLDQVNPKKLSFAKE